The proteins below come from a single Eubacterium limosum genomic window:
- the rnpM gene encoding RNase P modulator RnpM encodes MKKMPVRTCVVCHSKIEKKNLLRIVCNKDNEIFYDPTGKANGRGAYICDDPKCLDAFLSKNILEKAFKRPIDKDTVEEVRQKIKEQLS; translated from the coding sequence ATGAAAAAAATGCCCGTAAGAACCTGCGTGGTTTGTCATTCGAAAATTGAAAAGAAAAATTTATTGCGTATTGTCTGCAATAAAGACAATGAAATATTCTATGATCCAACGGGAAAAGCCAATGGACGGGGCGCCTATATCTGTGATGACCCAAAATGTCTGGACGCTTTTCTGAGTAAAAATATTCTTGAAAAAGCTTTTAAACGGCCAATCGACAAAGATACCGTCGAAGAAGTGCGTCAAAAAATAAAAGAACAGCTGTCATAG
- the nusA gene encoding transcription termination factor NusA — protein MNAEFMRALDALEAEKNIDKEELIDAIEVSIESAYKKNYGNVQDVDVKLDRDTGEITVYATRDIVEDVENLETQISLEEAREIDPTYEVGDVYRKVITPRDFGRIAAQNAKQLIVQRIKEAERNMVYNEYLERQEEVMTGIINRIERGNVFVDIGNSEGCMPPMEQVPGEKYYPGQRLKVYLLMVRKTTKGPQLRLSRTHPGLVKRLFETEVPEIYDGIVDIVSISREAGSRTKIAVKANDSSVDPVGACVGQKGIRVQNIINELNGEKIDIIKYSDDVREYLSNALSPAKIYRILPNKTEKTAIAVVDDFQLSLAIGKEGQNVRLAAKLASWKIDIKSKSDYERMLAENPDFDADYTNAGEEEDILDELKNELDEVLDIQIDEDNAESLDNVLDDLVMTDELEDLDDFFE, from the coding sequence ATGAATGCAGAGTTTATGAGAGCTCTTGATGCTTTAGAAGCAGAAAAGAACATTGATAAGGAGGAACTGATCGACGCTATTGAGGTGTCCATCGAATCCGCCTACAAAAAAAATTATGGCAATGTCCAGGATGTGGACGTAAAACTCGACCGCGATACGGGAGAGATTACCGTTTATGCGACGCGTGATATTGTCGAGGATGTCGAAAATCTGGAAACACAGATATCCCTCGAGGAAGCGCGTGAGATTGATCCAACCTATGAGGTGGGAGATGTCTACCGTAAGGTTATTACTCCAAGAGATTTTGGACGTATAGCGGCTCAGAATGCAAAACAGCTTATTGTTCAGCGAATTAAGGAAGCTGAACGCAATATGGTTTATAACGAATACCTGGAACGCCAGGAGGAAGTAATGACGGGGATCATCAACCGTATCGAACGCGGCAATGTGTTCGTGGATATTGGAAACAGCGAAGGCTGTATGCCACCAATGGAACAGGTTCCCGGAGAAAAATACTACCCTGGACAGCGTTTGAAGGTTTACCTGCTCATGGTGCGCAAGACCACCAAGGGGCCGCAGCTTAGATTGTCCAGAACGCATCCGGGGCTGGTAAAACGTCTCTTTGAGACCGAGGTGCCGGAAATTTATGATGGCATTGTGGATATTGTGTCTATTTCCAGAGAAGCAGGCTCAAGAACCAAGATTGCCGTTAAGGCCAATGATTCGTCCGTTGATCCGGTTGGGGCCTGTGTTGGGCAAAAAGGAATCCGTGTTCAGAATATTATTAATGAGCTGAACGGTGAAAAGATTGACATTATTAAATACAGCGATGATGTACGTGAATATCTGTCCAACGCCCTGAGTCCTGCAAAGATTTACCGGATTCTGCCAAATAAAACCGAAAAAACCGCTATTGCGGTTGTCGATGATTTTCAATTATCACTGGCGATTGGTAAAGAGGGCCAGAATGTTCGGCTGGCGGCAAAACTGGCATCATGGAAAATTGATATCAAGAGCAAAAGTGACTATGAACGTATGCTGGCAGAAAATCCAGACTTTGACGCGGATTATACGAACGCGGGAGAAGAGGAGGATATTCTGGATGAGCTGAAAAATGAATTGGATGAGGTGTTAGATATTCAGATTGATGAAGATAATGCCGAAAGCCTCGATAATGTACTGGACGACTTGGTAATGACGGACGAATTAGAGGATCTGGATGACTTTTTTGAATAA